The following are encoded together in the Ranitomeya imitator isolate aRanImi1 chromosome 4, aRanImi1.pri, whole genome shotgun sequence genome:
- the LOC138674207 gene encoding beta-1,3-galactosyl-O-glycosyl-glycoprotein beta-1,6-N-acetylglucosaminyltransferase 3-like: protein MWQKFQRKLWRLNSNQILIFCSTVFCITMIMVYISLDCNVDFSKQNGDLRSEYCRYLYYQELKLPASGRKNCSKIITGDQDEVRKALIDNLIVANRRVLATDTDYVELTKDCTNFTKLKKYVMNTLSEEERDYPIAYSMVIHNDIEMFERLLRSIYMPQNVYCIHVDMKSSETFFDAVKAIASCFHNVFVSSKRESVIYATWSRVQADLNCMEDLLNSSVDWKYLINTCGTDFPLKTNAEIVQKLKLLNGKNNMESEKPPSHKKKRWEYHYEIKDYAVKTDIKKNAPPFNIPIFSGNAYVLLTKDFVRSLFENSLVKELMEWAKDTYSPDEFLWATLQRLPEMPGSVHKHIKYDISDLNALARLVKWKSLEGDMNNGAAYSVCTGKHRREVCVYGTGDLHWLVQQHHFFANKFDPRVDDHAIQCLEEYLRHKLFYGNHAV from the coding sequence ATGTGGCAAAAATTTCAGAGAAAACTATGGAGACTGAATtcaaaccaaatacttattttttgcAGCACTGTATTCTGCATTACAATGATAATGGTATATATTTCACTGGACTGTAACGTTGACTTTAGCAAGCAGAATGGTGATTTAAGGAGTGAATATTGCAGATatctttactaccaggaattaaagctACCAGCTTCCGGGAGAAAGAATTGCTCCAAAATCATCACTGGTGACCAGGATGAGGTAAGAAAGGCTCTGATTGACAATTTAATTGTTGCAAATAGAAGAGTCCTTGCCACGGACACAGACTACGTAGAATTAACCAAAGACTGTACAAATTTTACAAAATTGAAAAAATATGTCATGAACACTCTCAGTGAGGAGGAACGAGATTATCCTATTGCCTATTCCATGGTAATCCATAATGACATTGAGATGTTTGAAAGGTTATTACGGTCCATTTACATGCCTCAGAATGTTTACTGCATACATGTGGACATGAAATCTTCAGAAACGTTCTTTGATGCAGTGAAAGCCATAGCTTCATGCTTTCACAATGTATTTGTGTCATCTAAGAGGGAATCTGTGATCTATGCGACATGGTCTCGTGTCCAAGCTGATCTGAACTGCATGGAGGACTTGTTGAACAGCAGTGTTGACTGGAAGTACCTAATAAATACTTGTGGAACAGATTTCCCTTTAAAAACAAATGCTGAAATTGTCCAAAAATTAAAGCTTTTAAATGGCAAAAACAACATGGAGTCAGAGAAACCACCTTCACATAAGAAGAAGCGCTGGGAATATCATTACGAAATAAAggattatgcagtgaagacagataTTAAAAAAAATGCGCCACCCTTTAATATTCCAATTTTTAGTGGTAATGCCTATGTGCTGCTCACCAAAGATTTTGTGAGGTCCTTGTTTGAGAACTCACTGGTGAAAGAACTTATGGAATGGGCTAAGGACACATACAGTCCAGATGAGTTTCTTTGGGCAACACTTCAAAGACTGCCCGAAATGCCTGGATCTGTACACAAGCACATTAAATATGATATATCAGACCTAAATGCATTGGCCAGACTGGTGAAATGGAAAAGCCTAGAAGGAGACATGAACAATGGAGCCGCTTATTCCGTATGTACTGGAAAGCATAGAAGAGAAGTGTGTGTATATGGAACAGGCGACTTGCACTGGCTGGTCCAGCAGCATCATTTCTTCGCTAATAAATTTGATCCAAGAGTTGATGATCATGCTATTCAATGTTTGGAGGAATATCTAAGACACAAATTGTTTTATGGGAATCATGCAGTATAA